From Salvelinus namaycush isolate Seneca chromosome 9, SaNama_1.0, whole genome shotgun sequence:
GACAATATCTTGAGCCAATGATGTTAAATATATGCTATTGCATTTACAGATCAATTAATCAGTTAATAAATGTAACTGTTTGTAAGACTTTTTTCAAAATCTATACATGGAAACAATTTCATATGTTTATCAAAAACACTGGGGAGAGATGGCTAGAACAAAGCAGAGACAAAGCAGAAGTCCAATCTTGTTCATGTTCTCTAACTCATTGTTCCATGTTTTGTAATAAGACCAGTGAAAGCTGTGCTAAAGTATTGAATGAGTCATAACCTGTTTTCATCTCAACTTACTTTCTCTCTCCCAGCTGCCAAAGGGAAGGGCAAGGGCATGGTGAAAGATGTGCTGAAGGGACCGGAGGTGTGTAAGGACCCTGTGAAGCTCACCTCTCACGCTGTTGGAGTCAACATTTTTAAGCAAGGAGACGACCCTGCACTGAAACCTGCCGAGGAGTACCCAGAGTGGTAAGTGCTCAAATATGGTACTACCTTGAGAAGATAGCTGGAGATCAGTTATGtttttctgggatattttattaaTGCTCAACTTCATGTCCATGAATAGCAGCTTTTGTTTTAAACATATAATGTTATTAATTAATAATTACAAAGCATTTCATATGAACAATTTAAGTGACACCAAGCTGCTACCTCTCTTGCCTCCCAGGCTGTTCCGGTTGCAGCTGGGTCCCCCTAAGAATGTCCATGAGCTGGAGCCAGATAGCCATGAGTACTGGAAGGTCCTGAGGAAGGAGCACATGTTGCGCTTTAACAGGTTACACAAAGGGAAGAAGCTGTAGGACCCAGAGCCAGTGAGAGAGAGCCCCTCAGTGATCAGCTGCTCTCTGCAGATCTGTGTTgtgtacaccagacactacagcATAGCTGTAACCTGACCAACTCAATACTGTCAGTCTGTATGTCATCTTTCTGCTGAAAAGGAATCACCTTGAGAACTTGGACTTGTTGTAAGTAAAGTCAAAAAGAAAGACCTGGATTTTTTATTAATCTTAACTTTTGCCTTTTGATTTCTTATCTCAAATGTTACCATCTATAAACTTCTTTGAAAAATATCACACATTCAATTTTCACATATTATGTGAGAGTAGGAGTTTTGATTCACATCTTGCAGATGGCATCTGGAATACTCTGTGATCGATGCATGGCGGTGCTAGATACTTTCAGAAAAATGAAGGCCTTGTTTATTCTTGTCATTTGTCAGAGTGAACACCTAAATAAATACCCGTTGAGGTCTATTTATTTCATGCAAGAGTTTGTCTATCAATGGTGAATAAACATCATTCTAAATTCAATGACTGTTtctgtttttattatttttgacattttgattTTGATTAATCTGCAACATGTGGTTGAGTTTGATCATTCCAAGCTTCTCTGGCTGAGTTCACAATGGAGCCCAATtatgatattttttccactaattggtcaatcacatcagatcttttctcAACAGCTCTTTtccagagctgatctgattggtcaaaagacccaATTATTGAAAAAGATCAGAAAAGGGGCTATCTGTCTAAATGCATtcttagatatactgtatatttcccCCTGAAGCTGAGTGTTGGTGTGCATAGATAGAGAAGGTGAAAGTAGGCTAAACCTAAGGGGGAACATGGTTGCTTTCATGAAAATACAAAGGGATGACACAAAAGAGGAAACGATGTGAAATGAGGAGTGACGCATTGTTAACCTAATTGGGAGAATATTATTCACACAGACGAGATTGGCAAAGGCAAATTACTGTAGGCTACTTCTGAAATAGAGATTGAGATTTAGAGATTTCTGAACTAGTAGAGCGTTCGGTCTGTCTGTTCTTCCACTGTAAATTATTGAACAACTTATCTAATCGAAAACATCATCGGAATCGGTAAAGAAGCAGGGGTTTGTATGCTTTGAGATAAACATAGTAGTTTACGTGGACGAAGAAATTAATCTCAGGTTATTCCGTATGCATCTGAATAGAACGCAAGTAAATGGATGCGCTTTCAGTTTTTTGGTAAATTCGGATAAATAGGCTACAGCAGTTATTTATTTGTTGTTATAATCTAATGTGTTAATTTTTAGGAGGTAGatcagcttctttttttttttgtatacatGTTATAGCTTTTAGCTAGGCTATGTAAAATCCAATCATACGTTATTTTTGCATGCTTTGCATACCAATCACTAAGCATCAGCAAGTGAAAGTTGTGACAATGTGTCTTCTGTATTGTTCTGCCATCACAGCCACTCAAGGTGTGACTGGCACCCTTGACTCTGAATGACCACTGTTGCAGTCGAGTTACCGCTTAAAATTGTTTTAATTTGAGAACTGTGAAAACTAGGATCAATAACCATTATTTACAATTGTTATTTTCCCTCCAAACAACAgtattgtttaaagacagattagaGATAGGTGACTGGAATCTAAGCATTGGGACGTTAAGTGAAGGAGCTCGGAACAGGTTAGCTGACATGCTGGACAAAGCCAAATGTGGATGGCGACAACTTGCCAATGTTATCACTGAGCAATCTCGATTCCGCTGCAGGTGAGACTTTGAAATTAAACACTCAATGTTAAAAACATTGACTCATAATCAATACAGATTTGATGTTGATATGTAAATCCATACCTTATATTCTTCACAGAAGAATCTTTGTCATCTTTACCCAATGATAACAGTCAATCTGTAACTTTTAATTTGTGATGTTGTGAAGCTGTGGAAGTCTGAAAGATGGCATAAAGCCCCATGGAGAGAATGAGTGTTTCTCCTGACCTGACAGGGGTTTGCCACCATTGATTGACAGTGAGAATGAGATGATCAGCTGTTCGCTCCAGATTCTCAGCCTGACAGGCAGCCCCGGCCGCTACCTCCTGGAGAGACTGTCTGAGCGCTCCTTCACCCTGGGCTTCCTGCTGCACTGCTTGAAGACAAAGGAGCACCATGACGCTGTCCAGTACCTCACTGCCACAAATAGCCTAAACCTCAACAAattcctaactctctctctgaaATATGTGACATATAGTCCAGCTCCATTTTGGCAAAACATCAACACTACAGGCATCCTCTCAGTCATCTTACctggtgtgtgcgtgcatgcgtgtgtttgtgcgtgtgtgtttatgtgtgcgtgtgtgtagtgaTGGAGCGGATCCAGATAACAATGCAGCCCAAGGCCCAGCATGCTACAGAGGGAGGCAGGTGGTGCTGGTCTGTAAGGCCAGTGGTCCTACTGCTATTGGCTTCCAGTGGTTCAGAGGCAAAGAAGAGGTCAGTCCATTGCATATTCCAGTCATTATATACCCAGTTCCCACATACAGTGAGAAGTACTGTTGATTTGAGGAAAGCATTTTAGACATGcaacacacaaaacatgaagaaGATGCTTCCATGCCACTGGGCAGTGAGTGAGATAATAGGTTCTGGGTGGAAGCAGTCCAGAGCTGGTCCTTTGCCCTTTAACCCCAACCTACCATGGACACTGCATCTGCAGGTTCAAACATGGAGAGAGCTTAATCTTCTCCCAGTGTGCACATGTCCGCCTGGTCCGGTCAGCTGGCTCCAGCGCAGTTAACTCCATGATAAACTATGATATTAGAACATAATAAGGTAATGTACATGACTGCTTGCTTAGCCAGTACCACTTTCTCCTGATTCGGCCCATATCTGGCATGAACTCGGGACATCTGCCAAAATGCGGTGTGGTTCAACTATAACACCGACATTTTGCCAAGTCAGAGATGAGTGGCCGAGACCGAGACGCGTGCGGACAGCAGTGTACACATCAATTCAGGTTACAATCACTGATTCATAAACCCTTTTTGGTGTTTATCAAATGGCACTGTAGCCTAATAGTAACTgaagtctggacactgactgtaggcctcacatgtagcctattataatgttaactcctgcagaattaagtgTTCCTCACAGTAAAATGATAGaccaaatgtacattttgtcTCAGGAACATGAGTGgagaaatattatttatttatttcaacatCTTGAGAGAATGCGATTGCGCACATAGGGACTGTTGTGTAGTCTAAATGTGCAATTTCATCCAGCTATATAAAAGATGacagtatttcattttcaaccacataaaatatgcatccaagacGAACTGAAATACTACCAGAAAGGTGTTGGATCGTTTTCACAGCTTTTCATTTTCTTTAAACcagtcaaactgatgtcatttggaaatcTCCCTGGTCCCCAAACGTCCTCGCTCCATGAGAGAAGCAGAAATGAAAGAGAAaactttaccgatgtcaactagattgtTGATGATGCATTGATCATTCTATCAATTTATGACATCATTCTGATGAGCAAGGCTTTATTTAATATTCTGGACGAGCATCAAGTAATAAAAAAAGAGAAGCTACATGTacctaattatagacaagttgactaacaaataaactaccaaatgtcggaaattataagcagaaaaatgtaatattcCCTCACCCTCCTGTCGTTCAGCCGTCCCTGAATAACGTGCCCAGCTAGCTTACATGAGCCTTTTGAAGTAATTGTTTGACAGTCAAATGAAAAcgtcatgactggttgtgtttatgccacattaaaaggtaGGCTAATACTTTGAAAGTTAAATGACAAATCTTTACTATtggcccacagagatcctattaaattaatagggattctatatgtaattctatgattaggcccatatacactactgttcaaaagtttggggtcacatagaaatgtccttgtttttgaaagcaaagcaaaaaaatgtgtccaataaaaaaaattatcaaattgatcagaaatacagtgtagacattgttaatgttataaattactattttagctggaaacggctgatattTAATGGAATAtcaacataggcgtacagaggcccattatcagcaaccatcactcctgttagctaatccaagtttatcattttaaaaggctaattgatcattagaaaaccattttgcaattatgttagcacagttgaaaactgttgtcataattaaagaagcaataaaactgtccttctttaaactagttgagtatcagcattatgggttcgattacaggctcaaaatggccagaaacaagaactttcttctgaaactcgtcagtctattcttgttctgaggaatgaaggctattccatgcgagaaattgacaagaaactgaagatctcgtacaacgctgtgtactactcccttcacagaacagcgcaaactggctctaaccagaatagaaagaggagtgggaggcctcggtgcacaactgagcaagaggacaagtacattagagtgtctagtttgagaaacagacgcctcacaagtcctcaactggcagcttcattaaatagtacccgcaaaacaccagtctcaacgtcaacagtgaagaggcgactccgggatgctggccttctaggcagagttcctctgttcagtgtctgtgttcttttgcccatcttaatattttctttttattggccagtctgagatatggctttttctttgcaactctgcctattaggccagcatccctgagtcgactcttcactgttgactttgagacttctgttttgtgggtactatttaatgaagctgccagttgaggacttgtgagaaaCTTGAACGACGGCATCCCTCCACAGCCAGGGCAACTGAAAGTGACTTCAAACTTAGTGTTTGGTATTGCCACGTGAGTTTCTTCTCTGCCGCCTAGAAGTACCTCCTTCACTCAAATACAAGTATCACAGAATGTGTTATATTAATCTCTGATTATGCCTCGGTGTGTGGATGCAAAGGCCTTTGAGGTGAACAAAGACGATGTGTCTCATGGAATCTTCAAACAGTTTCCTCAAACAGAGAGTCATGGAGGACGATAAGGTCACAGTCATGCTGGACAGGGTGGCCAAAGGTATCACTATTACTGATTACATTCAATATACGCTACAcaaaaatacatatttcaaaGTATTGTGACATATCATGAACACCAATCTTTAAAAATGTCTGTTAATGTAGTTTCTCTGTTTGGTTCATGTATCTGTACAGACATGGGTCTGTGTGAGATCACGCGAGTGCGGCAGGCTCTAGAGTTAAGCAGTAATCTGTCTGAGCTAGTGCACTCACTGACCGCATCCAGAGCTCTTGCTGGTCAGAGACCACCTCAGCACGTAACCTGCAGTGGGCCATAGCACATGGTGAGACCTTTGGCTTATTCACCATGCATTTTTCAATCAAGGTACAGTAGTGGAGTGACCAAATGGATTTTGAAGCTGGGTCATCTGTGTAAATCAAGATAACATTATCCCTCTGAGCTAATGCCAAGGCATTCACTCTTGGAGCTGATATGAGTTCAGGTAGAGCTAAGTAAGCACTGCATAACGGCTTCAATAAGCATTGCCTGTCTCTGTCCAGTTCTTCCAGAGAGCCGTAACCTGCAGTTTGACTGTGGCGTAAAGGTGCAGCTGGGCTTCGCAGCAGAGTTCTCCAACATCATGATCATCTACACCAGAATATTGGAGAAGACCAAGGACATTGTGTCCTGCTTTGCCAATCTCACAGACTTCGCTGAGGTTAGCTGCTCCATTGTCAAAACATCTTAATATGTTCAATAGTCTTCCACTGCAGCACAATCTGGCTTGGTGACCCTATTAAACATTGCACAGTAATAGGTTTCTGTCCTGTAGACATGTAATCATACTCGTTCCTGTTTCCTATTGTGTTCTTTATGATGGCAGGGTTTGGATATGGATCTGAAGATGGGTAATCAGGAGAGCCTCCTAGATGTAGGGAGTTTACTGCCAATGGACATCCTTCTGCCCACAGAGCTTCCAGGCCTCTACACCCGCCTGAAGGGCGTACAGAGACTCAAGGTGAGGGTTCAAATTACACACTGACTCTCGGCGGTTCCACAAGACAGTGGGACCAGTGTTAGTATTGGAAATCCAAATCGGATATCATTGTTACCAGATTTGtcaaaatcaaataacattttattttatacatgcaccaaatacaacaggtgtagactttaccgtgaaatacgTACTCACAAGCtctttcccaacgatgcagagttaaaaataaaaacaatatattGGATATGGGAGAGCCCAGCTACCCTGTAGGAACCTTGCTGAAGTGATTATGAATCCCTTCTCTGTGTAGGCCTGTGGTTTATATGAGCTATGTGACTATCCCTTTTTATGAGCTCTGACGCATCTGTCTTAGCTTGTTCTCATTACAGAAGGAGCTGACATTCACTGTGTACCTTCAGCATCGGTATGCGAACTTGGATGAGGAGGTCCAAGAAAAGCAAACGGTCATTGTGGGCAAACCACTGGTATACAAACTAAATCTCCACGAACCTTGGCTTCCTTGCTCCTCATGGTCAAGTAGAGGACATCACATATTGGTTCAGTAACATGCAAAACTTCCATTCATGTTAGTCCTGTCAATTTGTGGAACGTAAGCGTGCGACCCATTCTGTTTTGTCTACAGACCTACACATTAACGTATTGTGCAACTTattgttctactgtattttagtcaatgccactccgacattgctcatccttcttaattccattattttagatTTGTGAATTGTTAAATACTACTGCACTATTGGGAcgaggaacacaagcatttcgctacagtacacccgcaataacatctgctaaatatgtgtctgtgaccaataaaattggatttgattttcatTTGAACTTGCATTACAACAAATTGATCCCATAACCTGCATTGTTTATATGTTAAAGGATACagagataaaaaaaaattgtaatggGTGTTTGTGAAAATTGTATGAAAACATAGTGCCTTTTCTATAGTTCAAAGCAGAACCATTACATTTTGGGCATGGTATTATTACATTTCTTTCACATGGTGGTATGAAATATTAGTCATTTTTTAAAACATAAATAACTTATTAAACCGTGTTTTTGAACATTCAGAATTTCAAATTTCCCTTTAATACAATATAAACAAATAATTTCCTAACAAGGACACTGCCCGGGATGGTGGTAGGAAGAGCGTGCTTGTTTGAAATGGAAAAGTGTTGCGGTAGCTTTTGATAAAGAAGTACATCAAGACGAAGCAGCTGCTTTATAAGCGGGATGCACTGTTGAGCGCTACATCCTGAGGGTTTCATGCTGATTGTATGGAGATTGTGACAGCTGTTTAAATGGCGTCCCTTGAGAAGgcaagaacaagatgtatgtcaggagaagtgcagtattatcataaggaaACATATACTTGGAAtacagaggaggaatggagggaaaaagagaggcagaggagttctaagagagagagggaggaagagggtgagcttgagtcagttaaaaatggtggaaaaaagaaCAATagtagaaagtgtaagcagagtgagctgaagacaggaggagaaatggaagtgaatgaggtcaaagtatcggaggtggtaggtgtggtgaagttctcggAGCCCGAGGCTTGCGCCATcggtcaggataaagatgagtctgtgaTAGTAGAAGTGAAgtttttggaaaaagtggacccttgccttttggctgatccatttgtggtttcagggtgggtgaaaacagagttgggtgctgtggaaatggtgagggtaaccagaagtggtcttgtgataattgtttgtgtttctgctggtcagagggagaaAGCGCTCTGCATTAATCGAATGGAGGCGaggaaatgtgaattgttttgctctcaagaaaagcGTGCCATTGAATGGAGTGATAACTGGGGTagcagtaaatgtaaaagttgaccaactgaaggggaagattcccggtgtttgtgatgctcgttGTTTGGTGCAacgcagacagggtggcgtgagtggtgaaagtgaagagtcattgtctgttcttttgagttttgatgttgaatctttgcccgacaaagtgatgttaggatatatccTGTACAAGCTTTTGTGTCGAATATATTACGTTGTTGCCGGTGTCAAGCTTATAGGcttgtggcagcagtgtgtaggatggAGGTTCCTaagtgtgagaagtgtgcagaaggccatgagacaaaggaatgtgtatcaatggggaaagtagtggtatgtgttaattgtaggggtgcccatggggctggggatcagaaattacccgtgcgagagaggcaggtcgaGGTTTCCaaggttagagtagtgcagaagttgtcatatgctgaggcagtgaagaaagtagaggaataTGGGTCAAGGTGGacggatcctgagaggagtggtgtgagtagtaaATATGTACCAGTAAAGAGGGATATGCCAATAAGTtatatatgtttcagtaagattggattttttgcATTTATagcatggttatcaactgtattGCAGGGATGGAACGTAAGTCGCAGAaaaggttgtggtggcagctgcagagaggtatgtgtgtgtgaaacttgacatcagaagagttacagggtgtgttaagtggtggtgtcccatcctttcaggttcTTGGCATGAGGTaggattaaatatatttaaaaagtgGAGTACGGTGGTGTTATTttttgtgagtgtagtgttagatggtcgggtatttgtttatttgtttatcaagtaaagtataagggagttgtaTTCCAGTCTAGTAGGGGGCGGTAATGCagcatttattggatgccaaccgccgttaaacctcgtcgaagaagaagaagaacactGCCACCTACTGCCCTCAGGTACAAACTGTTATCAAAAAACGCATGCGCAGTGGAATGTCCTTTTCAAAGTACGCCATTTTGTAACAGTAGACCGCCTGTTTTCGCGCAAGAGAGCAGCTATTCGGTGATTGCAAACACTTTTTTGTTGCGTTTTCTCAGTGTAATAATGGCTGAAAACTCTTCGGCAGGAGAAGCTGGGGCTGTTGAGATTCCTGAGGGAGCGATTCGCAAATTGTCGGAGTTGAGAGTCATTGACTTAAAAGCCGAATTAAAAAGACGAAATTTGGACACCATTGGCATCAAGAGTACGCTGACCGAGAGGCTGAAAAAGGTAGACATGCTAACTAGTAGATGGATAACGTTAGCTGTGCTAATGTGCTTGGTATTTTGCTAACTGAGATGACCTTTCGTGTTAATTCCACAATTAAGTGGAACCTGTAATTTAATTAGTTAATATAATTATCAATAGTTAGCTATAACCACTAGCATTAGCTAAATTTGATATTCACTCCAAATGAAAAGTGAACGTTAGCTAACCATGGCCTTGCGTTGCGTTAGCCACATGGTTCCCTTTCCTCGAGTACCCCTACTCCGTATTCTAGAACTAACACACCCGATTCAACTACCAAAAGTCTTGGTGGTTAGTTCACCATTTGAATCATATGTTCTAGTTTTGGAATACATAAAATACGTTGAATGGAGGTGGGTAACTTACTGAGAggttagggcggcgcacaattgccccagtgtcgtccgggtaaTGGGATTGTTTGGCCTGGGAGGCATTATaagtaagccgtcattgtaaataataatttgtaattaactgacctgcctagttatataaagattcaataaaataaaaatagaggtTTGCGAAACACGGCCCCTGCCTAGGCCTGCAGCTAGCTTCCCGAGTCAGATGGGCTtccgaatggcgcagcggtctaagtgctagaggtgtcactacagcctccctggttcgaatccaggctgtatcttaaccgaccgtgattgggaggccCATAGTGCTgcgcacgattggcccagcgttggctggtgtaggccgtcattttttcttaactgacttgcctagttaaataaaggtaaaataaagatgtatacatagctagctaacgttaagtaACAATAATTCCACCAGCCAGCACCCTTGTAGCCTATAACTGACCACATAGCCGTGTGTTTAATAGCCAAATTGGCTTAACTCCTGAAACCAGATCTAACATAGTTGGCTAGGTAGCTAGATAATCATGATAATCATTCATTCATCATGTCATCAATTTCTCCACAGGCGATTGAAGAAGAGGGTGGAAATCCAGATGAGATGGAGGTTGTTCTCGATGGAACTCCTAAGAAGGCACTGGCTAAACGGACCTCCAAAGGTATTTTAAAGGAGTGGAAGCAAGGTCTTAAGTCAGCAATAATATCTTGAAGTAAAGATAAAATATATTACAGAGAGCCTTAAAATGAGACATTGCTCTTCTGCAGGGAAAAGACAGGAGAACGATGAACCAGAGGACTGCACCATGGAGGAAGATTCGGGTGATGGGCAGGTGTGTATCAACCATTGAATCACCTGGTTTAATCTAATGTAATCGCTTTGCTCTACTGTTAGTCTCCCTGGATAACAATCTATTGATGAATTCACATGCCTTCAAGGATGACATGGAAAACATGCAGGACATGGACATCCTGGATATGAATGTGCTTGATGAAGCTGAGAATGACAACGGTATGCCGGGAGAGGAGGAGTATGACACGGATGAAGTCCtgaacgaagatgaacacgacaTCGGCATCTCTGGCTTTACTGAGCCAATGGGCAAAGCCAAACCTGAAGAGGTGAGACACATGCGCTAGAGTTGTGTGGAACAGTCATGTCTAATGATTACAATATTACCGTACTTGTTTGACATGTTGCACCATGCTGGTGTGTGAGTCTTTTTTTCCTCTTTCTAAAACTAGGATGTACAGCCTAAAGTAGCAGACATGGAAGATAATGAAGATCTCACTTGCCCATCAGCTAAAGAGGTATAGTTGGTCATTTGTTTGTAGTTGGAATGAAAACACACTGAGTGACAGTAAAAAGCCATTTGTGGTTGGTACCGACCAATGTTACACTAGATACATTTTCCCTTTATTTCTTTAGGTTCAAGAGAAGGATCCGGATCCCGAAGACTCAAAGGAAGAAATAGGTACCTTTTTGAGAAGTGGTTGGAAGTTCATATGAATGCACACTTTCTTTTTGCAGTGTAAACCTTGGAATGCAAGTCCGTTAGATACAAATTATTGCTGTGGTTGGTCAGAGACTGGAAATCCAAAGATAATTGCTGACTGTGTGTTGATGCT
This genomic window contains:
- the mrpl54 gene encoding 39S ribosomal protein L54, mitochondrial — encoded protein: MNVKDMHGGHLCYPLPQERMAGYGLFCSTMRIKCFATNTPVRFCMSNLLYRIPTCGYAKKVAAKGKGKGMVKDVLKGPEVCKDPVKLTSHAVGVNIFKQGDDPALKPAEEYPEWLFRLQLGPPKNVHELEPDSHEYWKVLRKEHMLRFNRLHKGKKL